GCAAGAACTCTTTATAAAAAAAATGGCTCATATAAACAATAGATGGTCAACTTGTGCTGAAATTTTCAAGGGGAGGACCGTCTTGACCGATAATAAAAATAAGAGACTACGGAATACCCTGACGCATATCATTTAACAGGTGAGTATGAGATGATGGATGCAGCTAAAGTACAACGGCTGATTAAAACGGTCGAAGGCGAATCCCCCTGTGTCGATTGCGTATTTTTCCAATGGGATAGTGTAAAGAAGCGTTGCGCCAATTGGAAAAAGCGGGTCTGCTATACACATGTGCTGCAGGTCTATTATTTCCTGTCATCCGACAATGAAACCGGGGTGTATCATTAAAGGCGGCCTCGTAAAAAGTCAGGCATCCGGTAAGCAATTGAAGCTCCCCGCAGCAAGCTACGGGGGATCTCCGTATGCAAGGTAAAATGCATCGTATTCGCTCGCTATGCATGTTCAGAATTGCGCCCATAGATAGCTTACCATGCCGGCCATAACAAAGTTATTTTCAATCAGGAATTCCAGTTTTATCCCCCGTCGCAGGTAGTTCTTTTCGAAAAGGATAATGCATCCGGCCATGGATAATACCGGTAAGGTCAGCCAGAGGCCGACCGTGGCGACATATCCGAGGAAGGAAGAAGCCGCGAGGAGAATAACCATAAAGGCTATAAGCCCCTTCAGCAGGGTAAGTGTTGCTCTCTCTCCTATTAAAATAGGCAGTGTCTCACGTCCGAACATACGGTCAGCCTGGACATCAAATACTTCCAGGAGCGCCGAACGCACGAAGACAAAGGCCAGGACAAAGAGGAAGGCCGCGATAAGGCCCGGCGTGAACCCCTGGCCTGAGTTCCAGGCAGGCAAAAAAGCCGCGACTGCCGCCCAGGCCAGGGCTATAAATAATGTCCTGGATCCCGGTATGTCTTTTAATCGACGGAGGGGAATAATAAGGCCTAAAAAATCAGGGATAATTTTAACTCCGTACAACGTCCCCAGGATGCAAATAAAAAACAGGAAGAGAAACGGAAACAAGCCCAGGGAGTAAGACAGGGAAAGGGCAAAGGCGGCGGCCAGGAGAGATAATAAAAGGATAAGTCTTTCATGTTTAGCGAAGAATATAGCCCGTCCGGGTTCGGAAAAGGCGTCTGCTTCTTTGTCTGTAAAATGATTCAGATTATGGACGGCATAGATATAGGCGGCCGCAATGAAGAAATATGGCAAGGCCCCTTTTATCCCCTGTAGTTTGAGAGAGGCATAGGCGAGGAATCCTGCCCCGAGGCTGATATAGAGGTTGCTTTCCAGAAGAAAGCGAAAAAATGTATATGCCGCAGCCTTAAGGGCGCTTTCCTGTTTACCCCTTACGCCTTCCAGTTTGCTTACAACCCGGTTGATTATCCAGTTGGGGGTCGATGCCCCGGCCGTAACGGCCACCCTGCTGAAACCGGACATCTCTTTTAAATCCAGATCGTTTTCCGTCTCAATATGGTAGGCCTTTACCCCGGCCTCTTCTGCAATTTGAGCCAGTCTTGTTGTATTTGCGCTTTCTTTGCCGCCCACTACAACAACGGCCTCAACTTCCTTACAGAGTTCAAGGACCTCGGCCTGCCGTTCGTGGGTTGAATGACAGATAGTATTAAAGACCTGGCCTCCCGGATATTTTGAGGTGATCTCCGAGGCGATCTGATTAAAAAGGTTTTCATCCTGCGTAGTCTGGGCCACAACGATGTATTTGTCCGGCCTGGGAAGTCCGGCAATATCGGTCTTGCTGCTTATCAAGAGGCCCCGGCCTTCGGCGAAACCAAGGAGTCCCAGTACCTCCGGATGCCCCTTGTCGCCGACGAGGATTACCTGATAGCCCCTGCGGGCAAAGCGGCGGATAATAGTTTGAACCTTTATAACCCGCAGGCAGGTGCCGTCTATTACCTGTGCGCCGGTCTGCAGAATAGCTTCTTTTTGCTGAGGAGGGATGCCATGGGCCCGGATGACTACCGTGCCGCCTTTGACTTCGCCGACGCTTCTTACCACTGAGACGCCTTTATCAGCCAGCAAATCCAGTACCTGCCGGTTGTGAATAAGAGGGCCAAAAGTGGATATTGGTCCGCCTGCGGTAGATTTTTCCTTGACCGCAGCCAGCAAGGTATCCATGGCCCTTCTTACGCCCATGCAAAAGCCCGCCTTTTTGGCCAGAATAACCTTCATCTATGTGAGCCCCCGAAGAGGATAATATGGGTTAAGCATTGTAACCGTTCACTGTTATCAGTTCACCGTTGTCCGTAAGAACCTGAAAAGCGTTTTTTGGGTGAACAGTCGATGGTGATCGTATTTTCCGTTAACTTGGCCGCCGTTGTCCGTGAGAAGCGCGAAAAAGGTCTTTTTCGGTGAACGGCGAACGGTCAACGGTGAACGCTTAGTATTTTGATATGGCAATATACTGTAAAAGCGAGAGACATTCAACATGGCCTCCGCTTTTAGTCAAAAACATTGACAGTCTGCGGCCGGTGAGATAAACATAAAAACACAAGGGAAAATCATGGCTACAGCTAAATTGCCTGCACACGCCTACCTGGGGTTGATAATCCTGATTGTCTCCTCTATGTTGCTTATTTACAGGACTGAGCCGGTTTATTCGCTTTTTTACGTCTTTGCCTGGTGGCCGTACATCCTGCTGATCGATGGCCTGGTTTATCGATATAAGGGAAATTCCCTTCTCGTAAATCGTACCGGCGAGTTTTTTTTGCTTGTTCCCTGGTCAGTCTTTATCTGGCTCATCTTCGAGGCCTTTAACATTTATATCAAAAATTGGTATTATGTCAGGATAATAGATATCCGCTGGCTGCGCTGGCTGGGTTACTTTGTAGCCTATGGCACGGTGCTGCCCGGCCTTTTTGAAACCACAGAGTTTCTGGAGGCAGCGGGTCTCTACAAGAAGAGGCACATTCGGTCCATTTCTCCGACCAAAAGTTGGTATGGCCCGTTTATATTTTTAGGCCTGGCCTTTTTCATCCTGCCGGTCATCTGGCCGCAATACTTTTTCCCGTTGGTCTGGGGCTGTTTCATTTTTCTTCTAGAGCCGATAAATCATCACTTCGGCGGCCGGTCGTTAATGCGCGACTGGCAGCAAGGCTCTCTCCGCAAATTCTCTCTCCTGCTTACGGCCGGATTCATCTGCGGCGTATTCTGGGAGCTGTGGAATTTCTGGGCCGGGAGCAAGTGGGTATATACCGTACCCTTTGTGGGACAGTTTAAAGTGCTTGAGATGCCCATTGTCGGCTATCTCGGGTTCCCGCCTTTTGCAGTAGAATGTTATGTCATATATAATTTCATCTCCTTATTACGGGAGAATAAAGGGTGGGAAGAAGGGAGTATTGGAATACAGGAGAAGACAGCGCCTTATTTTGTGCCGGCAGCCGTGGCTATCATAGTCTCCTATGCCTACATCATGTTCCAGACCATTGATCAAGAGACCGTTCATTCCTTTGCCCCTATCTTTTACTAATACCGATGCCTGAGTCAGTTTTCATAACCAGTCTCGGCTGTCCCAAAAACCTGGTGGACAGCGAGGTCATGCTGGGCGTGTTGATAGCCGCCGGCTATGAGATTACCTCCAGGGAGGAAGAGGCCGGGGTCATAATTGTAAATACGTGCGCCTTCATCCGGCCGGCCGTGGAAGAATCCATCGAAACTATTCTGGCCCTTGCTGAGAACAAGAAGAGGGGCAACTTAACGTACCTGATCGTAACCGGCTGCTTCCCTCAGCGCTATGGCAAGGAACTGATAAAACTCCTTCCCGAAGTTGACGCCTTTATCGGTACGGATGGTTTTCAGAATATAGGAGAGGCGCTGCGCAGTCTCAAAGATGGCCAGGCTCAGCCGCTCTCCTCACCACTCAGCCCCCGGTTCATTATGGATGAATATACCCCGCGGAGACGCACCACACCTTTTTATACTGCTTATCTGAAGATTGCCGAAGGATGTGGCCATCACTGCAGCTTCTGCCTGATCCCGCGTCTCAGAGGAAAATTAAGGAGCCGCCCGGTTGATTCGATTTTTGCTGAGGCCGCGCGGCTGGCCGGAGAAGGGGTGCGCGAGCTTATCCTGGTTGCCCAGGACACAAGCGCCTATGGCAGTGACCTTGGGGACGGCACAGGCCTGCCCGATCTGCTGAAGAAGCTGCTTACTATTCCGGGCTTGGACTGGATTCGGTTGCTTTACCTCTATCCTACTGCGATTGATGATGAACTCCTGGAATTAATGGCCTTGGAGCCGCGGATATGCCCATACCTCGATATTCCCATCCAGCATATAAGCCCGCGCATCCTCAGACTTATGCGCCGGCCTTACGATCAGGATTATATCTATGGCTTGATAGAAAAAATCCGCCGCAAATTACCCGGGGCTGCGCTCCGCACATCACTTATAGCGGGATTTCCCGGTGAGACCGGGGAAGAATTCCAGGAATTGCTGCGATTTGTGAAAGAGGCGCGATTTGAGCACGTAGGGGTTTTCTCCTATGCAGCGGAAGATGGCACGGCAGCCGGCCGGCTGCCCGGGCAATTGCCGGAAAAGGTAAAAAGGGAGCGGCAGAAAAAAATACTCAAGGCGCAACAGGCCGTATCTCTGGCCATAAACCGCTCCCGGGTCGGGGAGATAATCCCGGTGTTGGTCGAAGGTCTGAGCGATGAAACGGAACTTCTCTTAAAGGGCCGGGCTGTTTTTCAGGCCCCGGATATAGACGGGCAGGTTTATATCGCCAGCGGTCAGACGGAGATCGGCCGGATCGCTCCAGTCCGGATCGCCGAGGCCCATCCTTATGATCTGGTCGGAGAGATCGTGTCGATCTGATAGGAAAGGAGGAGAGCTGACAGCTAATTATGGAATATGACGATGATTTAAAAAGGATCATTGCCTTCCACGGTCACATCTGTCCCGGGGTGGTCTATGGTTACAGGGTGGCCAGGGAGGCTATTAAACATCTTGGCGGGAAGGCAAAAGATGAAGAACTCGTGGCTATTGTGGAAAATGATTCCTGTGCTGTAGATGCCATTCAGGTGTTGACCGGCTGCACTTTCGGCAAGGGAAATCTAATCTTTCATGACTACGGGAAACAGGTTTATACGTTTTACAGCCGGGCTACCGGTGAAGGGATGCGTTTTTCTGTAGAATTCGATTACCCGGAGACACCGGAAGAGAAAGCCGCCTGGGAAAGATTCCAGGTCGGCGATAGGACAGAGGAGGTCAGTGCGCAAATTCGAAGCCGCAAAGCCAAAAAAGTTCAAGCGATCCTGAGCGTGGCCTCCGAAGAGATAATGAAGATAAAACGTGTGACTATCACTCCTCCGCCTGAGGCCAAGTTATATCCAGGCGTGCGCTGCGCCGTCTGTGGCGAAAAGGTCATGGAGCCTCGCGCCCGGGTAAAAGGCGGGAAGATCGTCTGTATCCCTTGCAGTGAGGGTTGAACAGTGTTTTGAAAGAGCGCCTGGGTACCCACAAGATGCACATGACAAACTGTAAAATACAGATTGACCCCCGGCAGGTTCACTACTTGAAATTTATCCTGGAGGGCTACGATAATCTGGCGACTATGAGCACCGTTGACCGTCAGCAAGGGATAGTCGAACTCTACATCCCTTCCGGCAATGAGGACCAGGTGCGGGAACTCCTGGTATCCATAAAGACAGAAATAGGCCTTAAAACAGAGCCTCTTGCAAAAGTCTTGTAAATGGCGTTCTTGTCATTCCGGCGAACCCCGGATCGGGGTCCGGGGCAGGCGCCGGAATCCAGTAATTTCAAGCAGATTGAGATACCTCTGGACACCGGTTTTCACCGGTGTGACGATTTTTGCAAGAGCCTCAACAGAATACAGAAGTCAGGAGTCGAGGTAAGCGTTACGAGTTGCGGGTTACGGGTCAGAGAGTTCGAAACTCAGAAGTCGGGAGTCAATCGCTTCGAACGCCGGACGTCTAACGTTTTACGTCGTATCCGGCGGCAGGCGCTGCCATTTTTATATTGAATTGGGGAAGATTGTTATTATAATACCCGCAGGGATTATAAAGAGCACAGTATCCCCAGCAACTTATGAGCAAGAAAGCCTATATCGCCACCTTCGGCTGCCAGATGAATGAACACGATTCGGAGCAGATGGCCGGTATTCTGTCCAATATGGCCTATGAGGCGGCCGAAGACCCGGCCGGCGCCGATCTTGTCCTGGTCAATACCTGCTGCATAAGGAAAAAGGCCGAAGAAAAGGCCTATAGCTTCCTGGGCCGCCTGCGGAAGTTTAAGAAGAAAAACCCTGACCTGATGGTCATTGTGGCCGGCTGCCTGGCCCAGCAGGAGGGTGGCAGGCTCTTTAAAAAGAGTCCGGGCATCAATCTGGTTATCGGGCCGCAGGGCATTCATCGCCTTCCAGAACTTATAAGAGAGGCAGAGAAGAACGTAAGAAGGATTACTTACACAGAACTTGGCGTATCTTATGAGTTTCCCGGTTATGCGCGCAGCCTGAACGGAAAAAGGGCGGTGACGGCCTATGTCAGCATCATGACCGGGTGTAATAACTTTTGTTCTTATTGTATCGTGCCTTACGTACGCGGACGCGAGATTAGTCGTCGAAGCGAGAAGATATTAAAGGAAATCAGAGGCCTGGTCGAACAGGGAGTAAAGGAGATAACCCTTCTTGGTCAAAACGTGAACTCTTACGGACTTCATGGCGCCGGCGGGTGCGGTTTCGCCGACTTAGTTAGAAAAATAGGCGAGGTTGAGGGCCTGGAGAGGTTGCGATTTACCACCTCCCATCCCAAGGACATATCCGATGACTTGATAGGGTGTTTTGGCAGCATTAAGTCCCTTTGCGAGCATATTCACTTGCCAATGCAATCTGGTTCGGATAGGATATTAAAAAGGATGAACCGTAAATATACGCGGGATGATTACCTGGAGAAGGTGGCCAAACTAAGGCGGGTCTGCCCGGATATCAACATAACTACCGATCTTATCGCAGGCTTTCCGGGCGAAACTGAGGCTGATTTTGAAGATACTCTGGACATAATGCGGCAGGTCCGGTTTGCCGGCGCCTT
The genomic region above belongs to Thermodesulfobacteriota bacterium and contains:
- the ispH gene encoding 4-hydroxy-3-methylbut-2-enyl diphosphate reductase, whose amino-acid sequence is MKVILAKKAGFCMGVRRAMDTLLAAVKEKSTAGGPISTFGPLIHNRQVLDLLADKGVSVVRSVGEVKGGTVVIRAHGIPPQQKEAILQTGAQVIDGTCLRVIKVQTIIRRFARRGYQVILVGDKGHPEVLGLLGFAEGRGLLISSKTDIAGLPRPDKYIVVAQTTQDENLFNQIASEITSKYPGGQVFNTICHSTHERQAEVLELCKEVEAVVVVGGKESANTTRLAQIAEEAGVKAYHIETENDLDLKEMSGFSRVAVTAGASTPNWIINRVVSKLEGVRGKQESALKAAAYTFFRFLLESNLYISLGAGFLAYASLKLQGIKGALPYFFIAAAYIYAVHNLNHFTDKEADAFSEPGRAIFFAKHERLILLLSLLAAAFALSLSYSLGLFPFLFLFFICILGTLYGVKIIPDFLGLIIPLRRLKDIPGSRTLFIALAWAAVAAFLPAWNSGQGFTPGLIAAFLFVLAFVFVRSALLEVFDVQADRMFGRETLPILIGERATLTLLKGLIAFMVILLAASSFLGYVATVGLWLTLPVLSMAGCIILFEKNYLRRGIKLEFLIENNFVMAGMVSYLWAQF
- the rimO gene encoding 30S ribosomal protein S12 methylthiotransferase RimO, which encodes MPESVFITSLGCPKNLVDSEVMLGVLIAAGYEITSREEEAGVIIVNTCAFIRPAVEESIETILALAENKKRGNLTYLIVTGCFPQRYGKELIKLLPEVDAFIGTDGFQNIGEALRSLKDGQAQPLSSPLSPRFIMDEYTPRRRTTPFYTAYLKIAEGCGHHCSFCLIPRLRGKLRSRPVDSIFAEAARLAGEGVRELILVAQDTSAYGSDLGDGTGLPDLLKKLLTIPGLDWIRLLYLYPTAIDDELLELMALEPRICPYLDIPIQHISPRILRLMRRPYDQDYIYGLIEKIRRKLPGAALRTSLIAGFPGETGEEFQELLRFVKEARFEHVGVFSYAAEDGTAAGRLPGQLPEKVKRERQKKILKAQQAVSLAINRSRVGEIIPVLVEGLSDETELLLKGRAVFQAPDIDGQVYIASGQTEIGRIAPVRIAEAHPYDLVGEIVSI
- a CDS encoding FmdE family protein, coding for MEYDDDLKRIIAFHGHICPGVVYGYRVAREAIKHLGGKAKDEELVAIVENDSCAVDAIQVLTGCTFGKGNLIFHDYGKQVYTFYSRATGEGMRFSVEFDYPETPEEKAAWERFQVGDRTEEVSAQIRSRKAKKVQAILSVASEEIMKIKRVTITPPPEAKLYPGVRCAVCGEKVMEPRARVKGGKIVCIPCSEG
- a CDS encoding DUF4911 domain-containing protein, whose protein sequence is MNSVLKERLGTHKMHMTNCKIQIDPRQVHYLKFILEGYDNLATMSTVDRQQGIVELYIPSGNEDQVRELLVSIKTEIGLKTEPLAKVL
- the miaB gene encoding tRNA (N6-isopentenyl adenosine(37)-C2)-methylthiotransferase MiaB, yielding MSKKAYIATFGCQMNEHDSEQMAGILSNMAYEAAEDPAGADLVLVNTCCIRKKAEEKAYSFLGRLRKFKKKNPDLMVIVAGCLAQQEGGRLFKKSPGINLVIGPQGIHRLPELIREAEKNVRRITYTELGVSYEFPGYARSLNGKRAVTAYVSIMTGCNNFCSYCIVPYVRGREISRRSEKILKEIRGLVEQGVKEITLLGQNVNSYGLHGAGGCGFADLVRKIGEVEGLERLRFTTSHPKDISDDLIGCFGSIKSLCEHIHLPMQSGSDRILKRMNRKYTRDDYLEKVAKLRRVCPDINITTDLIAGFPGETEADFEDTLDIMRQVRFAGAFAFKYSDRPPAKAATFDNKLPEPVKQERLSRLLALQKEITYNSNKSMVGKQAEVLVEGYSKSSHREWMGRARTNEVVNFSGDGDLPGKVVIVAVEKACLHSLKGRLAVE